Proteins encoded by one window of Rutidosis leptorrhynchoides isolate AG116_Rl617_1_P2 chromosome 7, CSIRO_AGI_Rlap_v1, whole genome shotgun sequence:
- the LOC139857951 gene encoding uncharacterized protein gives MAKVQFCPEYGGNDRLLMETFHRLMNKNLRERISLGHVDTFTRLFEVAKGFEEHLPRGTETPQKCKFEAMSSPSKKTKTVAESVGSVRKGGSVSSPQRCYNCGKMGHISRNCPNPTPKAIVCYKCHDEGHVRADCPKLTNEERKREMERKLEKVTGPAKSRNYLITTEEAKNSSEVVSGTFLVNSQPAKVLFDSGADKSFVALNYANCLNKTLKNLEFPLEVEIADGKVVIAAGVYKDCDIEFGSESFKIDLVPITLGEFDIVIGMDWLDRNEADISCHEKYVKVKTPSGGVMIIHGEKQRRLVPICTYARARRLVSSGCVAFLAHVVDTRKEAPSISDIPIVKEFEDVFPDELPGVPPERQVEFRIQVDPEKISAIERWDRPTTPTEIRSFLGLAGYYRRFIQDFSKIASPLTKLTRKNVKFNWDSEQELAFQTLKEKLSSAPVLAFPEGVNDFKHLKKS, from the exons ATGGCGAAAGTGCAATTCTGTCCCGAATACGGGGGAAATGATCGATTGTTGATGGAGACTTTCCATCGATTGATGAATAAGAATCTACGGGAGCGAATAAGTTTGGGTCATGTGGATACTTTTACAAGGTTGTTTGAAGTTGCTAAAGGGTTTGAGGAACATTTGCCAAGAGGTACAGAAACTCCTCAGAAATGCAAATTTGAGGCTATGAGTTCACCTAGTAAGAAAACCAAAACTGTGGCGGAAAGTGTCGGGAGTGTTAGAAAGGGAGGTTCAGTTTCGTCTCCTCAAcgatgttataattgtgggaagatgGGTCATATTTCCCGAAATTGTCCAAATCCGACTCCTAAGGCGATTGTGTGCTATAAGTGTCATGATGAGGGTCATGTTAGGGCGGATTGCCCTAAGTTGACGAAcgaagaaagaaagagagaaatggAGAGAAAGTTAGAAAAGGTGACGGGGCCCGCAAAAAGTCGCAATTATCTTATTACAACAGAGGAAGCTAAAAATTCCTcagaagttgtttcaggtacttttctAGTTAATTCTCAACCTGCGAAGGTGCTTTTTGATTCCGGTGCTGATAAATCGTTCGTTGCCTTAAATTATGCTAATTGTTTGAATAAGACTTTGAAAAATTTAGAATTTCCGTTAGAGgtagaaatagcggatggtaaagtTGTGATCGCGGCTGGAGTCTATAAAGATTGTGATATAGAATTCGGGTCGGAAAGTTTTAAAATTGATTTGGTACCCAttaccttgggtgaatttgatattgtcattggcatGGATTGGCTTGATCGAAACGAAGCCGATATTTCGTGTCATGAGAAATATGTGAAGGTCAAGACTCCTAGTGGGGGAGTTATGATTATACATGGCGAAAAACAAAGACGCTTAGTACCCATTTGTACGTATGCTCGGGCGCGTCGTCTTGTTAGTAGTGGGTGTGTTGCCTTTTTAGCACATGTGGTCGATACTCGAAAAGAGGCACCATCTATTAGTGATATTCCGATAGTAAAGGAGTTTGAAGATGTATTTCCGGACGAACTACCAGGTGTTCcgccggaaagacaagtagaattcc gtattcaggtggatcccgaAAAGATTTCTGCTATTGAACGGTGGGATCGTCCGACTACACCAACAGAAATCCGTAGTTTCCTAGGTTTAGCCGGATATTACCGAAGATTTatacaagacttttctaaaatcgcttccccATTAACCAAATTAACTCGTAAAAATGTGAAATTTAATTGGGATAGTGAACAAGAGTTAGCGTTTCAAACACTTAAAGAAAAGTTGAGTAGTGCTCCGGTGTTGGCGTTCCCTGAAGGAGTCAATGATTTCAAACACTTAAAGAAAAGTTGA